A stretch of the Aegilops tauschii subsp. strangulata cultivar AL8/78 chromosome 4, Aet v6.0, whole genome shotgun sequence genome encodes the following:
- the LOC109774028 gene encoding F-box protein At1g30790, producing MVHGSCNGLLLLSFHRSFFVCNPATRQGARLPLLLQDGRDVVGFYQHADSGEYRVLYHEAERLGLQSRHSYYVLTVGSPQARSIELRTSSAEVGAGLMRGLERSRTSPPVLLHGSLHWSPQQSQGGDILVFDQAAESFRRISRPAEASLTKDDHTQLFEMEGKLAMFCSPQFAKNLAVWFMDDYKEMRWVWKYWVKLSFKLAYQPIPLPLCPIVLYQEGDMLVSEEVSDKVLHCDKTGKSQGPVDCSARGTRVTPHMLKESLVLHEFLQTQRHDGACEWFSEVEFADGSDTAISADETQTD from the coding sequence ATGGTCCACGGCTCGTGCAACGGCCTGCTCCTCCTCAGCTTCCACAGGTCCTTCTTCGTCTGCAACCCTGCCACGCGCCAAGGTGCTCGCCTGCCGCTGCTGCTTCAGGATGGCCGAGATGTCGTGGGGTTCTACCAGCACGCCGATTCCGGGGAGTACCGGGTGCTGTACCACGAGGCTGAGCGCCTGGGCCTCCAGAGCCGGCACTCCTACTACGTCCTCACGGTGGGATCCCCGCAGGCCAGGAGCATTGAGCTTCGCACGTCGTCGGCTGAAGTGGGCGCTGGGCTGATGAGAGGGCTGGAGCGCTCTCGCACATCGCCGCCCGTCCTTCTCCATGGCAGCCTGCACTGGTCGCCGCAACAGAGCCAAGGGGGCGACATACTGGTGTTCGACCAAGCTGCTGAGTCATTCAGGCGGATCTCTCGTCCCGCGGAGGCGAGCCTGACCAAGGACGACCACACGCAGCTGTTTGAGATGGAGGGCAAGCTTGCCATGTTCTGCTCGCCCCAATTCGCAAAGAACTTGGCGGTTTGGTTCATGGATGACTACAAGGAGATGCGCTGGGTCTGGAAGTACTGGGTTAAGCTGTCCTTCAAGCTTGCTTATCAACCTATACCGTTGCCACTTTGTCCGATTGTCCTGTATCAAGAGGGGGATATGCTGGTGTCCGAGGAAGTCTCTGACAAGGTGTTGCATTGTGATAAGACAGGTAAATCGCAGGGGCCTGTCGACTGCTCTGCTCGGGGCACCAGAGTTACTCCACATATGCTCAAAGAAAGCCTTGTCCTCCATGAGTTCCTTCAGACGCAGCGGCATGATGGTGCCTGTGAATGGTTCTCCGAGGTCGAGTTCGCTGATGGCTCGGATACTGCAATCTCTGCTGATGAAACTCAAACTGATTAG